A single genomic interval of Helianthus annuus cultivar XRQ/B chromosome 6, HanXRQr2.0-SUNRISE, whole genome shotgun sequence harbors:
- the LOC110944364 gene encoding uncharacterized protein LOC110944364 produces the protein MADYFVEDTKYNEDIFRHRFRMSKRLFLKIVTDVEVNDPWFEEAPDARGRKGFTPFQKVTSTIKQLATGNTPDENDEYLHMAERTSRECLEYFCDTVCKIYAPEFLRRPTSHDMALFLPSS, from the coding sequence atggcgGATTATTTTGTCGAAGACACGAAGTACAACGAAGATATCTTTCGGCATAGGTTCCGTATGTCGAAacgtttgtttctaaaaattgtGACCGACGTGGAAGTGAACGACCCGTGGTTTGAAGAGGCCCCCGATGCGCGAGGTAGGAAGGGCTTTACGCCGTTTCAAAAGGTGACATCGACTATTAAACAGCTCGCAACTGGTAACACTCCAGACGAGAACGACGAGTACTTGCATATGGCCGAAAGAACTTCCCGCGAGTGCCTAGAATATTTTTGCGACACGGTTTGCAAAATATACGCTCCCGAGTTCTTACGTAGACCGACAAGCCACGACATGGCACTTTTTCTACCAAGCTCATGA